The Octopus sinensis linkage group LG19, ASM634580v1, whole genome shotgun sequence genome contains a region encoding:
- the LOC115222252 gene encoding uncharacterized protein DDB_G0283697-like, whose protein sequence is MKAEMKYEKGSGHEYSKEGIIKKDPVKENSVSVDDGDGCEGDSKVGNKNKKKRNRRKKRKNVNSVNIENDGATCKTDDRVDINRKDSDTKASKGNAKSNCKAPEMNAEMKYEKGSGHEYSKEGIIKKDPVKENSVSVDDENGCEVDSKVGNKNKKKRNRRKKRKNVNSVNIENDGATCKTDERVDINGKDSDTKASKGNAKSNCKAPEMNAEMKYEKGSGHEYSKEGIIRKDPVTENSVSVDDGDGCDPVKENSVSVDDEDGCEVDSKVGNKTKKKRNRRKKRKNVNSVNIENDGATCKTDDRVDINRKDSDRKASKGNAGNMDYKGKDGGIDSKKKVSKKRKSKKKRVKVKSKEDIAEKCDYCGKLDEHLIKCVKCKIAKYFSIFWSPHKESCKSSSNSNDSHLTGRAEKCDYCGKLDEHLKKCAKCKIAKYCSKSCQISAWPLHKKSCKSSSNSNDSHLTGRAEKCDNCGKLDEHLMNCVKCKITKYCSLTCQISAWPLHKKSCKPPSNSNDSHLTGRDYFTSGIIAICGYSIKIRK, encoded by the exons ATGAAAGCTGAGATGAAATATGAGAAGGGGAGTGGCCATGAGTATAGCAAGGAGGGAATTATCAAAAAGGATCCAGTAAAGGAGAACAGTGTGAGCGTTGATGATGGGGATGGTTGTGAGGGGGACAGCAAGGTAggcaataagaataaaaagaaaagaaatagaagaaaaaagcgTAAGAATGTCAACAGTGTCAATATAGAGAATGACGGAGCCACTTGTAAGACAGACGACAGAGTTGACATCAACAGAAAGGATAGTGACACAAAGGCTAGCAAGGGAAATGCTAAAAGCAATTGTAAGGCTCCAGAAATGAATGCTGAGATGAAGTATGAGAAGGGGAGTGGCCATGAGTATAGCAAGGAGGGAATTATCAAAAAGGATCCAGTAAAGGAGAACAGTGTGAGCGTTGATGATGAGAATGGTTGTGAGGTGGACAGCAAGGTAggcaataagaataaaaagaaaagaaatagaagaaaaaagcgTAAGAATGTCAACAGTGTCAATATAGAGAATGACGGAGCCACTTGTAAGACAGACGAAAGAGTTGACATCAACGGAAAGGATAGTGACACAAAGGCTAGCAAGGGAAATGCTAAAAGCAATTGTAAGGCTCCAGAAATGAATGCTGAGATGAAGTATGAGAAAGGGAGTGGCCATGAGTATAGCAAGGAGGGAATTATCAGAAAGGATCCAGTAACGGAGAACAGTGTGAGCGTTGATGATGGGGATGGTTGT GATCCAGTAAAGGAGAACAGTGTGAGCGTAGATGATGAGGATGGTTGTGAGGTGGACAGCAAGGTAGGCAATAagactaaaaagaaaagaaatagaagaaaaaagcgTAAGAATGTCAACAGTGTCAATATAGAGAATGACGGAGCCACTTGTAAGACAGACGACAGAGTTGACATCAACAGAAAGGATAGTGACAGAAAGGCTAGCAAGGGAAACGCTGGAAATATGGACTATAAGGGCAAAGATGGTGGAATAGACAGTAAGAagaaagtgagcaagaagagGAAGAGTAAGAAAAAGAGAGTCAAGGTGAAGAGCAAAGAGGATATTG CTGAAAAATGTGATTACTGTGGAAAGTTAGATGAACATTTAATCAAATGTGTCAAATgcaaaattgcaaaatatttctcaatattttggTCTCCTCACAAGGAATCCTGTAAATCTTCTAGCAACTCAAATGATTCACATCTAACAGGCAGAG CTGAAAAATGTGATTACTGTGGAAAGTTAGATGAACATTTAAAGAAATGTGCCAAATGCAAAATTGCAAAATATTGCTCAAAATCTTGTCAAATATCTGCATGGCCTCTTCACAAGAAATCCTGTAAATCTTCTAGCAACTCAAATGATTCACATCTAACAGGCAGAG CTGAAAAATGTGATAACTGTGGAAAGTTAGATGAACATTTAATGAACTGTGTCAAAtgcaaaattacaaaatattgctCATTAACTTGTCAAATATCAGCATGGCCTCTTCACAAGAAATCCTGTAAACCTCCTAGCAACTCAAATGATTCACATCTAACAGGCAGAG